In Exiguobacterium acetylicum, the genomic stretch GGCAAGCCAAACAGCTGACGCGTTTCCATTTTTATATCAGCATGTCTGGAAAGACGGTGAGAGGTTAAAAAGTACGGATCCTGTGGGTTCGGTCCTCAAGCACGGGACGTTAGCGGTCGGCTTCATCGGTCTCGCGGAATGTTTGACCGTCCTGACGGGGAATCATCATGGTTATTCCGAACTGGCGCACCGGATTGGTCTTGCGTTGATTCAAGCGATGCGAACGGTCGTCGACAACTATGGTGAGATGACGGGATTGAATTTTAGTTTGCTGGCAACTCCAGCTGAAGGGTTGTCGGGTAAGTTCACACGTCGTGATGCCAGTGACTTCGGTGAAATCAAAGGAGTGACCGATCAACCGTATTACACGAATTCCTTTCATATCCCCGTCGACGCACCAGTGACGATCCGTGAGAAGATTCAACTCGAAGCTCCGTTTCACGCATTATGTAATGGTGGACATATCACTTATGTTGAGACAGATGGGGCCCTGGCTGGAAATCCGCAAGCGATCGAAGACATCGTTCGTTTGATGGCAGAGGCTGGAATCGGCTATGGATCAATCAATCATCCTGTCGATCGTTGTCTTGATTGCCGAACGGAGCAGACGATTGAGGATCAGTGTCCGGTTTGCGGGAGTAAGTCGATCGAACGGATTCGACGGATTACAGGATATCTCGTCGGTACGCTGGACCGCTGGAATGAAGCCAAACGGGCTGAAGAGCAGAATCGGGTGAAGCACGATGCTACGCGTTCTTTCCCTTCTTCCTGATTCTGTCGTCGACGGTCCCGGTCTGCGAACGGTTCTGTTTCTTGCCGGTTGTCCACACCACTGTATCGGCTGTCATAATCCATCCTCCTGGGATCCGGCAGGTGGAGTGGAGTGGACGATTGAAGAAACAGTAGAACGGATTCAGGAAATCGGAAATCGTCGTTTGACATTGTCCGGTGGGGAGCCGATGCTTCAAGCAACAGCACTGGCGCAATTGCTTGAACGACTTGGACCAGACTATGACGTCATTTTATATACTGGCTATGTACTAGAGGAAATCTTAAGACGTCAACGATGGTATCCACTAATACTGCGACTAGATGGACTCATCGATGGTCCGTTCATCCTGTCGAAACTCGACCGAACGACACGTTTTCGGGGCAGCACGAATCAACGAATTTATGATCGACAGCAGTTGCAAAAAAGAGTGTTACACAAAAACAAAAACTCCCCCGTCTGAATAGACAGGGGAGAAGCAAATCATGCATATTTTTGTTCTTGATCGACGGATTCGACGACTGCAAGTGTCGTCGTCCGTCGTTTTTTGATGAAGAACGATAAAATCAGTGCCGCGAGTGCAAGTAACGTTGCGATGAAGAACGTATCGTTGATTCCTTCGATCATCGCCTGCATTTGCAACCATTCCGGATTAGCGGCTTCAGGTTGTGAAGCGAGTTCCGGAACGTGATGTTTCGTCCGCGACGTCATGATCGTCACGAGCAGACCTGAACCGATCGCACCCGATACTTGTGACAACGTATTGTTCAATGCCGTACCGTGTGGCGTCAAGTGTTGCGGAATATGGTTCAACCCGTTCGTCATGACGGGCATCATGACCATCGAGATTCCAAGGAAACGTAGCGTATACATGATGACGAGGAACGCGTATGACGTATCCGCAGCTAGCTGACTAAACGAGAACGTCGTTAAGACCGTCAGTGATAAGCCGATGATCGCAAGGATCCGAGCACCGAATCGGTCGAACAGACGACCTGTGATCGGTGACATGATCGCCATGACGATCGCACCTGGTAACATCAAGAGACCAGAATGAAACGGTGAGATACCGCGAATCGTTTGGATGTAAATCGGCATCAAGATCATTGCGGAGAACATCGACATGTTCAAGACCATCGAAATTCCTTGCGATAAGGCGAACATCGGATAACGGAAAATCCCGAACTCAAGCATCGGTTCTTCGAGCATGAATTGGCGTATAATGAAGGAAGTCAGACTGATCACACCGATGATCAATGATCCGATGACCGTCCAAGATCCCCATCCGGCAGAACCAGCGGAACTAAATCCATACAACAAACCACCGAAACCAAAGCTTGAGAGAACGAGTGAAAATAAATCGAGTTTGAGTGTGCTACGAACCGTCTCTTTCTTCAATAAGAAGGCACCCGTGAACAGTACGAGTAATGCGATCGGTGTAACGAGATGGAACAACATCCGCCATTCATAATGTTCAAGAATCCAGCCGGACAATGTAGGTCCGATGGCTGGGGCGAACGTGATGACAAGTCCGAAGATCCCCATTGCTTGTCCGCGTTTCTCGATTGGGAAACCGGTCAAAAGAACATTCATTAATAGTGGCATCATGATTGCAGAACCTGATGCCTGCATCATCCGCGCACCGAGTAGAAGCGGGAAGACGTGTGCTTGTCCAGCGATGATCGTACCGAGTGAGAACAGCGTCATCGCCGTCAAGAACAGTTGACGTGTCGAGAATTTCTGGACAAGGAAGGCCGACGTCGGAATCATGATTCCGTTGACGAGCATATAGCCCGTCGTCAACCACTGGGCGGTGCTTGCCTGAATACCGAAGGACCCCATGATCGACGGTAAGGCGATATTAAGTAACGTTGAGTTCAGGACCGCAACGAACGCACCTGCCATGAGGACAGTTAAAATTAAATAAAGTCGTGATGATTGCTTGCTTGATTGCATTTCGTTATGCTCCTTTTGTACTACGAGTCTAAAATGTTAGACTTGAATTCTATGACTAACTTGGCTATCTTACCAGGCTAAGTCGAATGAATTCAAATTATTTGCTTCATACACTAAAATAAGTGATTGTTAAACCATTGCAATCATTTGAACAGAAAAGGACAAGACCATGAATCCAAAAAAGAAACAACTTCTAGATGCCGCCTATCAGCTATTCGTCGAAAAAGGTTATCAATCGACGTCCATCCAGGACATTCTTGAGCACAGTAACGTTTCCAAAGGAACGTTCTATAACTACTTCTCCTCTAAAAATGAATTATTCATCGATGTATTCAATACCGTCTTTGAAAAGATGCGAACAGCGCGCAAGGAAATTCTCGTCGGACGAGATGTCTCGGATTATGAGACGTTCATTCAACAAGGGAACTGTTACTTGGAACTGATGCAAAAATATAAATTGTATACGTTGTTCGAAGAGGCGATTGCTTCAAATGAAAAAGAACTGAAGACGTTCATGGAGAATAATCGTCTTCTCGAGATCGAATGGACGTTTGAACGATTACGTGATTTATTCGGTCAGACGAAAGAACCATATCTTCTAGATTTAGCGGTCATTTATACAGGGATGTTGCAATATGCGATGTACTTCTTCCGTCAATCCGAACCGAACACACAGCCGGAACGAGTTGTCCGTTATGTATTCAATCGATTGACGCATCTCGTCGAAGACGTCAGTCGGACAGAAGAACAATTGATTCCGCCGCGTTTCCTATCCGTTTGGCTCGATCGTCCACAAGATGAAGTCGTCATTCGGAAGGATTTGTTCGAGAAGACGAGTGCGCACATGAAACGCTTGATTACCCTGTCTTCGATTTCCGAAGAATCAAAGGAAGCCCATGAAGAGGTTCTTGATTTCATCTATGAAGAACTACTCGAACGGAAGAAACCAAAAATTCATCTTCTGCGTCGTGCACTCGAGACGATGGACGAAGATCCGGTCTTTGCGGGTCAGGAAATCATGGCGACTTATAAAGCGATGGTCGATGAGATTGCCCGCATTCGGACCAAAACTTCCTAAAAAGGTTGCTTTTTGAAACTAACCGGATTACACTGAGACCATTCATGTTAGAAAAGGGGTCTCATCATCATATGTTTACTCAATGGAAAAAAGAGTGGTTCTTGCAACCAAAAGCGGATTTGCTGTCCGGAATCGTTGTTGCCTTGGCACTCGTTCCGGAAGCAATCGCGTTTTCGCTGATCGCCGGCGTTAACCCGATGGTCGGGTTATACGCTTCCGTCATCATTGCGATCGTCATCTCGATTGCCGGCGGTCGTCCCGGAATGATTTCAGCTGCGACCGGTGCGATGGCACTCGTCGTCGTCCAGCTCGTCAAGGACCATGGTGTTGATTATTTACTAGCTGCCGGTATCCTTGCCGGAATTCTACAAATCGCGTTCGGATTTTTAGGAATTGCTAAGTTATTACGGTTCATTCCTCGATCCGTCATGGTCGGATTCGTCAATGCGTTAGCGATTTTGATTTTCTCGGCACAACTGCCGCAATTCGAAGGACAGAACTGGATCATGTACGCAATGGTCGCCGCATCACTCGCCATCATCTTGTTATTCCCACGCGTGACGAAAGCGATCCCGGCACCACTCGTTGCGATCACGATCATGACAGTGTTGACGGTCGTCTTCTCACTCGATACACGAGTCATCGGGGACATGGGACAAATCGAAGCGGCGTTACCAAGCTTCTTCTTGCCGGATGTTCCGTTCTCGCTTGAGACGCTCCAAATCATCTTCCCGTATGCTTTGTCACTTGCGTTCGTCGGTTTGATCGAATCGTTGCTGACGGCACGAATCGTTGATGAGATGACGGATACGACGTCGAACAAAGCGATGGAATCACGCGGACAAGGAATTGCGAATATCATCGCAGGTATGTTCGGTGGCATGCCGGGCTGTGCAATGATCGGTCAATCGGTCATCAATGTCACATCGGGTGGACGCGGTCGATTGTCGACGTTGACAGCAGGTGTGTTTTTAATGCTGTTGATGTTCACGATGAACGATCTATTGATGACGATTCCGATGGGAGCACTCGTCGGTGTCATGTTCTTCGTCTCGTATGCGACGTTTGACTGGGGCTCATTCAAGATGCTCAAGACGTCACCGAAGAGTGATTCTGCTGTCATGCTCGCAACCGTTCTCGTCACCGTATTGACGAACGATTTATCAATGGGTGTTCTTGTCGGGATCTTGCTTGCTGCGTTATTATTCGCGTCAAAAATTTCTCGTATTCAAGTCGAGCGCAAGGAGCAAACAGATCGAGTCCATTATACGATTCGTGGACCGTTGTTCTTCGCATCGACGACGGCATTTGCAGAACAGTTCCAGCTCGAGGCTGATCCATCGTCTGTCATCACGCTTGATTTCTCAGCGTGTCACTTGTTTGATGATTCTGCTATCGAAGCGATTGAAAACGTCGTCTTGAAATACGAACGACTTGGCAAAAAAGTCGAACTCGTTGGATTGAATGAAGAGTCGCAAGCGCTCGTCGATCGATTAGCGCAGCGAATCGCATAAGGGAACAGGAAGAAGCTATGAGGAAGTGGTCGACACTATGTCGACCACTTTTTTGTTTCCTTCTGATTGACGATGAGAAGTGCGTCCATTGATTGGTTTCGCTATACTAAAAACAAAAGGGGGCAGTTAAGATGAAATGGTTTCGATTTGAGCAAGAAGGAAAAGTAGGGATCGGGGTTGAACGGGATGGCTCTACATATGATGTGACGGCACAAGTCTATACGGATTCATTGTTTGAAGTGATTTCACGTGAGTTCGATGTTGATCTTGATTTAGATATCGCGCCACTACTTAAAAGAGATGTTCGAAAACTGGCACCGTATGTTCCGGCACGAAACGTCATCTGTGTCGGCAAGAACTACGCCGATCACATCAAGGAGATGGATACGGCGGGAGCGGGGAAATTCGTCTTGTTCACGAAAGCACCGACATCGATCGTTGGTCCGTTCGAATCGATTGAGCGGCATGAGGATTTGACGCAGCAACTCGATTATGAAGGAGAACTCGCCATCATCATCGGTACGACGGGGCGTGATCTGACACCTGAGAATGCACTTGATCATGTATTTGGCTACAGTATCGTCAACGACGTGACAGCGCGGGATCTACAAAAAGAACACGTCCAGTTCTTCCGTGGTAAATCACTCGATGGGTTCTGTCCGTTCGGACCGGTCATCGTCTCAGCGGACAGCTTTGATCCGCGTGACGTCCTCGTCGAGACGCGTGTGAACGGGGAACTCCGTCAATCGGGATCAACCGCCTTGATGTTGCGCGATGTCGTAACGATTTTAGTCGAAGTGTCACGCGGGATGACGCTTGAAGCAGGTGACATCATTGCGACAGGCACTCCGGCTGGTGTGGGGCACGGTATGAAACCACCGGTCTACCTTCAGACAGGGGATGTCGTTGAAGTATCGATTGAAGGAATCGGTCGCTTGCAAAATGAAGTCCAGTGAACGAAGTTGACTGAAATACTTGAATTTCATTCACCACTTTCCAAATTGCTTCGGAAAGTGGTTTTTTATTTTGTGAAAATCGTCAAAAATTTAAAAAATGATTGATTCTAAACAATAAAACAGTCATAAAATGACCGTTTTTGATGTATAATGAAACTATAAGAACGGTTTCATGTCGAAAAAAGTCGTATTTTGAACGTTTTATAAAGAATTTATATAATTTTTGAACGTTTTTGATTGATTTTTAGATGTAAACGCTTTATATTAAAGATGCGGAGGGAAACCTTATGTTAACCAAAAAACGCCATCAACTCATCCTCGAGCTTTTAGCCCGAGAAGAAGTCGTCAAAATGCAAAAGATCGTCGAACAAACCGGTGCGAGTGAATCCACGATTCGTCGGGATTTATCACAACTTGAGACAGCAGGTCATCTGCGTCGGGTGCACGGGGGAGCAACAGCGAACCATTTGCAAATTGAAGAACCGAGTTATTTCGAGAAGAGTGATCAACACGTCGAAGAGAAGGAACGGATCGCGCGAGCGGCTGCCGACCTGATTGAAGACGGGATGTATGTCTATCTCGATGCTGGAACGACGACGCTTGCCATCGTTCCGTATCTCGAAGAGAAGGCGATTACGGTCGTAACGAACAGTCTTCCTCTAGCGAACACGTTACTCTATCACCGTATCCCGACGTTCGTCGTCGGAGGGCAACTCAAGCATTCAACGCAGGCACTCGTCGGTTACAACGCACGTGAAGGAATGTTGATTTACCATTTTGATGTCGCGTTCCTTGGGATGAACGGAGTTCATCCGGCACAAGGATTCACGACACCAGATCCGGAAGAGGCACTCGTAAAGAAGACAGCGATCGAATTAGCAAAACAATCGTATGTACTCGTCGATGAGACGAAGCTGGATGCAATCAGTTTCAGTCGGGTGGCGTCCTTGCAAGCGGCGACGATCATCACGACGACATCCAGTGAGCAAGAAGCGAAATACAGTCAATACACAGAGGTGGTGAACGCGAAATGATTTATACACTGACACTCAACCCATCAATCGACTATTATGTCACGTTACCGGTATTTGAGGCAGGACAAGTCAATCGTGTCGAACAGGCGGAAAAAGTGGCCGGAGGGAAAGGGATCAACGTCTCTCTCGTCCTAAAAAACTATGAGGTGGAAACACAAGCACTCGGATTCCTTGGAGGAAGTACCGGACAATTCATTCGGACTGAACTCGAGAAACGAGGCGTGTTGACGGACTTCACACCGATTCAAGATGAGACGCGGATCAACGTAAAGATTCGTGCTGATCAAGAATCCGAGCTGAATGCAGCGGGACCGAAGATTCAACCGGAAGAGCTGGAGCATTTATTATCCCGATTCAAGACGATGCAAGCCGGTGACATCGTCGTCTTCGCAGGTAGTATCCCAAGCAGTCTGCCGCATGATCTCTATCGTCATATCGCGACGATCCTGAATGAACGGAACGTTCGCTTCGCTGTCGATACGACGAAGGAAGCGATGCTTGAAGTCTTACCGCTCGGTCCATTTTTAATCAAGCCGAATCACCATGAACTCGGTGAAATCTTTGACGTCGAGATTACGTCGAAGGAGATGGCCGTTCCATACGCCCAGCAGCTCGTCGAGCGTGGTGCCGAGAACGTTGTCATCTCATTTGCAGGAGACGGAGCACTGCTCGTCAATCGTCAAGGTGCCTATACGGCAAACACACCGGCAGGGAAGCTCGTCAATTCCGTCGGTGCCGGAGACTCACTCGTCGCTGGATTCGTCGCCAGCCACGCGCTCGGTAAATCACCAGAAGAAGCGTTCCGCTATGCGGTGACGACTGGTAGCGCGTCTGCTTATTCCTTTGGCCTTTGTACGAAGGAAGATATCGATCGTCTCATCAAAGACGTCAACGTCGTTGAACTCATTCAATCCTAAAAGGAGTGTGACTACTCATGAAAATTACTGATCTCTTGACACGTGATACGATTCAGCTCGATTTACAAGCGTCATCTAAAGCCGCTGTCATCGACGAACTCGTCAACGTCCT encodes the following:
- a CDS encoding 4Fe-4S single cluster domain-containing protein, yielding MLRVLSLLPDSVVDGPGLRTVLFLAGCPHHCIGCHNPSSWDPAGGVEWTIEETVERIQEIGNRRLTLSGGEPMLQATALAQLLERLGPDYDVILYTGYVLEEILRRQRWYPLILRLDGLIDGPFILSKLDRTTRFRGSTNQRIYDRQQLQKRVLHKNKNSPV
- a CDS encoding DHA2 family efflux MFS transporter permease subunit — its product is MQSSKQSSRLYLILTVLMAGAFVAVLNSTLLNIALPSIMGSFGIQASTAQWLTTGYMLVNGIMIPTSAFLVQKFSTRQLFLTAMTLFSLGTIIAGQAHVFPLLLGARMMQASGSAIMMPLLMNVLLTGFPIEKRGQAMGIFGLVITFAPAIGPTLSGWILEHYEWRMLFHLVTPIALLVLFTGAFLLKKETVRSTLKLDLFSLVLSSFGFGGLLYGFSSAGSAGWGSWTVIGSLIIGVISLTSFIIRQFMLEEPMLEFGIFRYPMFALSQGISMVLNMSMFSAMILMPIYIQTIRGISPFHSGLLMLPGAIVMAIMSPITGRLFDRFGARILAIIGLSLTVLTTFSFSQLAADTSYAFLVIMYTLRFLGISMVMMPVMTNGLNHIPQHLTPHGTALNNTLSQVSGAIGSGLLVTIMTSRTKHHVPELASQPEAANPEWLQMQAMIEGINDTFFIATLLALAALILSFFIKKRRTTTLAVVESVDQEQKYA
- a CDS encoding TetR/AcrR family transcriptional regulator, which gives rise to MNPKKKQLLDAAYQLFVEKGYQSTSIQDILEHSNVSKGTFYNYFSSKNELFIDVFNTVFEKMRTARKEILVGRDVSDYETFIQQGNCYLELMQKYKLYTLFEEAIASNEKELKTFMENNRLLEIEWTFERLRDLFGQTKEPYLLDLAVIYTGMLQYAMYFFRQSEPNTQPERVVRYVFNRLTHLVEDVSRTEEQLIPPRFLSVWLDRPQDEVVIRKDLFEKTSAHMKRLITLSSISEESKEAHEEVLDFIYEELLERKKPKIHLLRRALETMDEDPVFAGQEIMATYKAMVDEIARIRTKTS
- a CDS encoding SulP family inorganic anion transporter codes for the protein MFTQWKKEWFLQPKADLLSGIVVALALVPEAIAFSLIAGVNPMVGLYASVIIAIVISIAGGRPGMISAATGAMALVVVQLVKDHGVDYLLAAGILAGILQIAFGFLGIAKLLRFIPRSVMVGFVNALAILIFSAQLPQFEGQNWIMYAMVAASLAIILLFPRVTKAIPAPLVAITIMTVLTVVFSLDTRVIGDMGQIEAALPSFFLPDVPFSLETLQIIFPYALSLAFVGLIESLLTARIVDEMTDTTSNKAMESRGQGIANIIAGMFGGMPGCAMIGQSVINVTSGGRGRLSTLTAGVFLMLLMFTMNDLLMTIPMGALVGVMFFVSYATFDWGSFKMLKTSPKSDSAVMLATVLVTVLTNDLSMGVLVGILLAALLFASKISRIQVERKEQTDRVHYTIRGPLFFASTTAFAEQFQLEADPSSVITLDFSACHLFDDSAIEAIENVVLKYERLGKKVELVGLNEESQALVDRLAQRIA
- a CDS encoding fumarylacetoacetate hydrolase family protein; the encoded protein is MKWFRFEQEGKVGIGVERDGSTYDVTAQVYTDSLFEVISREFDVDLDLDIAPLLKRDVRKLAPYVPARNVICVGKNYADHIKEMDTAGAGKFVLFTKAPTSIVGPFESIERHEDLTQQLDYEGELAIIIGTTGRDLTPENALDHVFGYSIVNDVTARDLQKEHVQFFRGKSLDGFCPFGPVIVSADSFDPRDVLVETRVNGELRQSGSTALMLRDVVTILVEVSRGMTLEAGDIIATGTPAGVGHGMKPPVYLQTGDVVEVSIEGIGRLQNEVQ
- a CDS encoding DeoR/GlpR family DNA-binding transcription regulator, producing the protein MLTKKRHQLILELLAREEVVKMQKIVEQTGASESTIRRDLSQLETAGHLRRVHGGATANHLQIEEPSYFEKSDQHVEEKERIARAAADLIEDGMYVYLDAGTTTLAIVPYLEEKAITVVTNSLPLANTLLYHRIPTFVVGGQLKHSTQALVGYNAREGMLIYHFDVAFLGMNGVHPAQGFTTPDPEEALVKKTAIELAKQSYVLVDETKLDAISFSRVASLQAATIITTTSSEQEAKYSQYTEVVNAK
- the pfkB gene encoding 1-phosphofructokinase; translated protein: MIYTLTLNPSIDYYVTLPVFEAGQVNRVEQAEKVAGGKGINVSLVLKNYEVETQALGFLGGSTGQFIRTELEKRGVLTDFTPIQDETRINVKIRADQESELNAAGPKIQPEELEHLLSRFKTMQAGDIVVFAGSIPSSLPHDLYRHIATILNERNVRFAVDTTKEAMLEVLPLGPFLIKPNHHELGEIFDVEITSKEMAVPYAQQLVERGAENVVISFAGDGALLVNRQGAYTANTPAGKLVNSVGAGDSLVAGFVASHALGKSPEEAFRYAVTTGSASAYSFGLCTKEDIDRLIKDVNVVELIQS